ATAGAAGACCCAAAACCCTTCTTAACCCCTCTAGTTTTCCTTAAcccttttctttcttcttccccaccctttttctttctctctcctcccaaaacCCTTTACCTCGATCTCTAATTTATAGGGGGAGATATTTTTTGATTGctaatttgttgatttgccaAGCAATTGCATCACTCAccaaatatttaatttgataGAATAAGGCAGAAATGGCAGGAATTCCTCCCACAGCTCCATCAATGGAGGCTAAACCTACTGTACTTCCCAAGATTGAAGAAGTCGTTGATTACAGCAATCTCCCTTGCCCTCTTCCTTATGAAGAAATTCACCGTGAATCTATGAGTTTGTATTCTCAACTCACccacttttgatttttttttttggtatttttttGGGGTATTTTCTAGGTTAATTTCATTTGGTAATAATAATGTTTTGTCTAAGATGCCGTACTTTCTCTGGTGTTTTCTTTTTGGGGTTCGTTGGGGGTGTTATTTTAGAACACATTGATGTTGTGTTTTGAATGCTTAATCTtgtttttgatatttttgttcAACTTTATTTGGAGCTTATATGTTTGATTTCGTGCTCAATGGAGCTTGATTGTTGCTCATCAGCTGAATTTGATGTTTAATGGATATCTAGATTCTAATTTGGTATGTGGGTTGAATCCTATGAATGCTCCTTCAGAATAGCAAATCGGGTAAATGGTGGCTGATTGAGATAATGTAGTTCTTTAGTGTGTCTGTAACTGTAATGCATCATGAACTGTTAGTGTTTAGTGCAAAAGGAGCTGATTGCTGATAGTCATCATGAAGAACTTTCTTTGATTTGTGTCCCATGGTTGTTGACAGTGTCACTGAAGCCGGAAGTTTTTGAAGGGATGCGCTTTGATTTTACTAAAGCCCTCGGCCCAAAATTCTTTCTTAGTCACAGGTGCTGCACGCTATACATCTCTTTTATGCTTACTTTAGTTGATTTTTATGCCAGTGCATAtaagtttctttgatttttacgACTCCAGTAAACATAATGCCTGCTTTGTGAACTATTCGCAGTGTGACAATGGGGCCGATTGAAGTTCCCTCTCAAAATCCAGAGCCTATTAAAATCCCAACCGCCAACTATGAGTTTGGTGCTAACTTTATTGACCCGAAGGTTAGCTAAACCTGATCATTTAATTTTGAGAATGACAAGTTCAATCCTGCAGCAATGGCTTACTTTAAGCAATGCAGTAACCTGTAGTTAAATTTATTGCTTTTTACAGTTGATGCTCATCGGAAGGGTTTCACATGATGGTAGATTAAATGCAAGGCTCAAGTGTGATTTGACAGATAATTTAGTTTTAAAGGGAAATGCTATGGTAATCTTCagttttatttatgttttctgTAAACCTTAATTTTGACACTTGATAAGTTTTTGAGATTGATGGATAAGGCTTGGTGTTCTTTTCTCAGCTGACAAGTGAGCCTCATTCGTCTCAAGGGATGGGTACTTTTGATTACAAGGTAAGACCTTTGTACTTTGCTTTCTTAAGGTTCTTTAGCCTTAATATAGGAATTTTCTATTTGCTTAAATGTGATAGAAGATCCTTCTTGATGAATGTTAAATTTGCACCATCCTCAAATGTTAATTACTTTTAAGTTGGAGTTTCCCCTTGACTTTTCCACACTATTTACAATGAATTGCTCATGTAAGATTTCAACTCTTTTATGCATGTACCCTTTGTTTACATTTTATTTGTGTTTGACTGCATTTTTATGAATCCCTCATGTTGCACATAATAAATTGTTTCTGTTTGAATCATATTTTCTCCTAcattaatttgaaattgaagCTAAAAATTCGCAGGGTatatattctttttccttttgtCTTTCAATCCAGAATTAACAAATTCTGAGCAAACTCTGATTTAATCAACATGGAGAAGTTTCAATCATTCATGTCACAAATTAATTCttatttcatttattttctGGTCATGATTGCCCATGGCAGGGGAAAGACTACAGGGCTCAGTTTCAGCTAGGCAGTGGGACACTTGTTGGGGCAAATTACATACAGGTAAAAAGGTCAAGCTGGTTTTGCTTTTGAAATACTTCCTATATTGGGGCAACTACATACAGATAACGCTATCAGGTTTCTGAAGTGGTATCTTGGCCTTGAGTTGTGCTTTTACCTTAATGTTGCTTGATGTTTCTTTCCTCTCTTTTGAATTTGTTTATGTGGGATGCAAATACTTCTGTACTTTCTCGTATTTACTTTTCCTCTTGACTGTTGGGTGGTGCAGAGTGTTACCCCACATCTCTCTGTAGGTGGTGAAATGTTCTGGACTGGTCAGCATAGAAAGTCTGGCGTTGGTTATGCTGCTCGGTACAACAATGATAAGATGGTATTGACTTGACTTTCCCGctttttacatgattaattttGTAGTAGTCCTTGTTGAGTTGGTATCTTGGCCTGTAAAACTTGTGGGTAATGATTTCATTTTCTGGCCCTCCACTTTGTTCTCGTATCTCTTCAGTTTGGTCTATTCCACATGAACTTCTCAAAACATTTAGTCAGGAATCAGGATTCAAGAAGTATGTTACTCTAGCACTGAGCAacatgcaaatgatggatcctCGATAAGACTGTGTCACGGTCcgagtgttttgacaccggatcgTGCGGCGCGCTCTTGTCTATGGGGCGGCAAGGGCGCAAACCTTGTGCGGAAAGTGTATCTCAAGGGAGCACGAACGGGTGCTTGATTCGGAATGGGCACTCTTGCATATCGGCGACAAGAGCGAGGCTCGAGTGTCGATtggggcgcttgtgtgcgctCAGCCGCCACAAACACCGACGACGAAAATGTATCtgtttgggaagactttgttgagtcttgaaaagCTTAAAAACATGAGACAACATAATATCTATAAATGCTAACAACAATGCAACACGCAAATGATGGATCCTCGATAAGACTATGGGTGTCTAAAGTGTCTTGTAGAGTATCAGCACTGATATTGGGGAATGGGGAAAAAGGAGCTTTAATCACTAATTGAAAGTTCGATTAGTCATGCCTTCGGGCTTGTTCTTTTCTTCCGAATCTTCtggaattttttttgaattgaattgattAGTCTTAACTTAAACTTATCAGTCATCAGCCTTGAATTTCTTTATGAAAACGTACTGGTTTTGAACTGGACTTATCCGAACATATAAACTATTTCGTGAAGGTGAAAACAACTATGCTATACCTATGAATCTAGAGTAAATGGGAAAATGAAAAAGTGAGAAAATAATTTATGGAATACTATTTATCGTTTAATTAACATAAGTGTTGGGTGATCTTATTGCattggtttattttttttttaaatgcatGAG
This sequence is a window from Spinacia oleracea cultivar Varoflay chromosome 1, BTI_SOV_V1, whole genome shotgun sequence. Protein-coding genes within it:
- the LOC110787177 gene encoding mitochondrial import receptor subunit TOM40-1: MAGIPPTAPSMEAKPTVLPKIEEVVDYSNLPCPLPYEEIHRESMMSLKPEVFEGMRFDFTKALGPKFFLSHSVTMGPIEVPSQNPEPIKIPTANYEFGANFIDPKLMLIGRVSHDGRLNARLKCDLTDNLVLKGNAMLTSEPHSSQGMGTFDYKGKDYRAQFQLGSGTLVGANYIQSVTPHLSVGGEMFWTGQHRKSGVGYAARYNNDKMVATGQVASTGMVALSYVQKVSEKLSFATELQYNHMSKDVSATVGYDAVLRTARVRGKIDSNGCVTGFLEERLNMGLTFLLSAELDHQKKDYKFGFGFTVGD